AGACCGCGACGTGCCACTTTGTCTTCATAAGCTGGACCGATACCACGACCGGTGGTGCCGATAGCTTTGGCGCCGCGCGCTTTTTCACGTGCTACATCCATTGCTACGTGGTATTGCAGAATCAATGGGCAGGCTTCAGAGATCAGCAGACGTTCACGTACCGGCACACCGCGTTCTTCAAGGCCTTTCATCTCTTTCATCAGCGCTTCAGGCGACAGCACAACGCCGTTACCAATGATGCTGGTGACGTTTTCACGCAAGATGCCAGATGGAATTAAGTGAAGGACGGTTTTTTCACCGTTGATGACAAGTGTATGGCCTGCATTGTGGCCACCTTGGTAACGCACGACGTAATTCGCGCGCTCTGTCAGAAGGTCTACGATCTTACCTTTACCTTCGTCACCCCATTGGGTGCCCAGTACGACGACGTTCTTACCCATTTTTTCAAAATCACCGATTGCTTAAAAATGGATTCTACCACCTGACTTTTACTCTTTCAGCACTTTTAGCATACGATTGCGCTGTTTTTTGCCTGAGTTTTGCTCAGCTCACAACATGTTGGGTACACAACGGCCATCAGACACAATTGAACCCCTGCGACCTCACATAATTTTTCATTTACGATCGCGTATGCATGCTGATCATCGCGTAAATCACCACGCCAGCAACGACTAAACCACCGCCAAAACGATGCAAAAGGCGATCGGGTAACTGTGTCATTGCCAGTATCATGCGCCGCCAGGCTCGTGGCATAAACATCGGCCCAAGTCCTTCCAGCACCAAAACTAAAGCCAGCGCCATCCAGATGGTTGTGTTCATGATTTTTTCCCAAAAAAAAGGCCGACAACATTGTCGGCCTGGACTTTATATCAGTTCTTAACGCGTGGCGTTAGAGGGCGCTTTCATATAGCGGAAGAAATCGCTATCCGGGCTCAATACCAACACATCCTGATTATCTGAGAAACTATTCTCATAGGCACGCAGACTGCGGATAAAGGCGTAGAAATCCGGATCCTTGCTAAAGGCATCAGCAAACAGTTTTGCCGCTTCACCATCACCTTCACCCCGTGAAATCAGCGCTTCACGCTGAGCTTCTGCCAGCGTACGCGTCACCTGATAATCAGCCTGCGCACGCAGTTTTTCTGCCTCTTCCTGGCCTTGTGAACGCTGACTACGCGCTACCGCTTCACGCTCGGCGCGCATACGGTTGTAGATCGCGTCAGACACTTCCGTTGGCAGGTTGATCTGCTTAATACGCACGTCGACGACCTGGATACCCAACGCCGCCATGCTGTTCGGATTAGGTGCTGGTTCACTGCTGTTGGTTTCACGCTCTACACGTGCCGCCGCATTAGCAATCGCATCATCCGCAGCTGGCGTCTGAACGTCATCATCATTGCCGGCGCTGCCGGTGTTGAGCGCATCACGCACGTCGGTGGTCAATCGACCACGCGAATCGGTCACGATGTCTTTCACATCCAGACGGCCCATTTCAGAGCGCAGACGGTCACTGAACTTACGTTTCAGCAACACTTCGGCCTGAGAAACGTCGCCACCGCCGGTTGCCAGGTAGTAACGGCTGAAATCGCTGATGCGCCATTTGATGTAGGAATCAACGATCAGGTCTTTCTTCTCTTTGGTGACAAAACGGTCGGCCTGATTGTCCATGGTCTGAATGCGCGCATCCAATGACTTCATGGTTTCAATAAACGGAATCTTGAAATGCAGACCCGGTGCATACACCAGCGGTTTGTTTTCGTCATCACGCAGAACCTTACCAAAGCGCAGCACGATGCCACGTTGGCCTTCCTGCACCACGAACAGTGACGCGTAAAGCACCACCAGCACTACAATAATTACGGCGATGATTGGCTTACGCATCGATTACTCCCTCCCTTGGCGCTGGGTATCGTTGCGCAGCGCATTGGCGCGACGCTGATCCATGATGCTGTCTGGACTGTATGACGAGGTATCACTACGGCTTGCATTGCTATCAGAAGACGAAGGTGACTTCATTAAATTAGTCATTTTTTGACCGCCCTGGCCAGATTGACCACCGCGCATCAACTGATCCAATGGCAGAACCGTCAAATTGCTGCCACGATCGCTGATCAATACTTTGCGGGTATGGCTCAACACGCGTTCCATGGTTTCAATGTAGAGACGCTCTTTGGTGATTTCCGGTGCGGCTTTGTATTCCGGCAGCAAGCGAGCGAAACGGGCAACTTCACCCTGCGCTTCTAGCACCGTACGTTCTTTGTAGGCGCGACCTTCTTCAAGGATACGCTGCGCCTGACCATTGGCACGCGGCTGGACTTCATTCGAATACGCTTCGGCTTCACGCACATACTGCTCACGGTTTTCACGCGCGGCAATCGCATCATCAAACGATGCTTTTACTTCTTCCGGTGGACGCGCCGCCTGGAAGTTTACATCCAGCAGGGTAATACCCATATTGTACGGACGGATGGTTTCGTCGAGCTCACGCTGCGTTTCGCTACGCACCACGGTACGACCTTCCGTCAGGATGCGGTCCATGGTCGAGCGCCCAATCACGCCACGTAAGGCGCTATCAGTGGCCTGACGCAGACTGTCGTCGGCGCTGGTTACCGCATACAGATAACGTTCTGGATCGGTTACGCGGTACTGCACGTTCATCTCAACGCGCACCACGTTCTCGTCCGAGGTCAGCATCACGCCAGACGCCGCCAGTTCACGTACGGCTTCAACGTTCACCGCACGAACCTGATCGATAAAGGTCGGTTTCCAGTTAAGGCCTGGCTCAACCAGATGGCTGAATTTGCCAAAGCGGGTGACGACGCCACGTTCCGCTTCTTTGATAGTGTAGAAACCGCTAGCCGCCCAGATAACCACGGCCGCTACGGCAACGATGCCAACAACTTTGCCACCGCTACCGCCGCTGCGCTGACCGTTATCATTCTGTTTGCCACCGCCCAGTCCGCCGAGTTTTTTACTCAGCTTACGGAAGATATCATCCAGATCAGGTGGTCCCTGATCGCGACCTCCTTTATTTCCCCCAGAGTTGCCGCCTTGATTATTGCTGCTTCCCCACGGGTCGCGGTCCTGTCCGTTATTTCCGGGCTGATTCCACGCCATGTCTCTACTCCATTTATTGTATTTACGGTTTTACCCTTCATCTTTCGGATTGCAGCTGCGTTGGCTGCCTTCACGCACCCCAGTCACTTACCAATGTAAGCTCCTGGGGATTTGCTCAGTTGCCGCCTTGCCGCAATCCGAAATATTCGCGTAAAACCATAATATTTCGGCCTGCAACGATAATTACTACAACCTGAAATCTTTTTTGGGTAAGTGCGATTGGGCAATATCAAACAATATAACTGGCTAGCGACGGCTCTTGCTTACACAGACGACGCCAGTCAACAATCGGCATACGCACGTGCAAACTTACACAGCCATCATCTTCATTCCATTCTTTTTCTATTGCGTGTAGCTGGTAAAAACGACTGCGTAAACGGCCTGCTTCAGGCGGCAGACGCAAATCGTACTGCGCAATTTCACCGGCTAAACGCTCTGAGAGCGCCTGCCACAACAGCGGTAGGCCTACGCCGCTCTGTGCAGATAACCAAACACGTATCGGCTGGTTCTCTTCGTTACGATCGATACGCGGCACAAAATCCTCCAGCATATCGATTTTGTTCATGATCAACAGAGCCGGAATTTCATCGGCTTCAATCTCTTCCAGAACTTCGTTAACGGCATCAATGTTGTCATTCACGCGCAAATCGGCAGCATCAATCACGTGCAACAGTAGTGTCGCCTGCCGCGTTTCCTGCAGGGTGGCTTTAAATGCCGCCACTAAATCATGCGGCAAGTGACGAATAAAACCTACCGTATCGGCTAACACCACCTCACCCACATCCGCCACGTTAAGGCGGCGCAGAGTCGGATCCAGTGTCGCGAAGAGTTGGTCCGCTACGTAGACATCCGCAGAGGTAATCGCGTTAAACAGAGTGGATTTGCCGGCGTTGGTGTATCCCACCAGCGAAACTGTTGGCACGTCAGCTTTGGCGCGCGCTTGCCTACCCTGATCGCGCTGTTTTTCGACGCGTTCAAGCCGGGAGAGAATCTGACTAATACGACCACGCAGCAAGCGGCGGTCCGTTTCCAGCTGAGTTTCACCTGGACCACGTAAACCGATACCGCCTTTCTGGCGTTCAAGGTGTGTCCACCCGCGAACCAAACGGGTTGCTAAATGGCGTAGTTGTGCCAGCTCGACCTGCAATTTCCCCTCATGGGTGCGGGCGCGCTGGGCGAAAATATCGAGAATTAAGCCGGTGCGATCGATTACGCGACATTCGCACAGCCGTTCAAGATTACGTTCCTGAGCAGGAGTTAAGGCATGATCGAATAAAACGACCGATGCTCCACTCGCTTTTACCGCATCGGCAATTTCAACTGCCTTTCCTTCACCGACAAAATATTTGGGATGTGGCGCTTTACGGCTGCCCGTAATGACTTGCAGCGCTTCGACGCCCGCAGAAGAGACAAGAGTTTCAAACTCCTGCAAATCTTCCAGCTCTTTGTCTTGGGAGAACCAGATGTGTACCAGTACGGCCTGCTCACCGGCATCATAACGGTCAAACAAGCTATAACCTCGCTAAAATAAAATAACCAGGACAGGAAAACGCTCTCGTTCTCCAGCCCTGGCTTTACGGCAGCGCAAAATTATTCTGCGTTATCGCCGTCTTGTTGTGGCTGCGACTGAGCGCCTTGGCTGCTTCCGCTGTGATGATAGTTGCTGCTACCACCGCTGCCGCCCGCGTTATTGCTATGGTGCGACACTGGGCGAGAAGGAACCACTGTAGAGATGGCGTGCTTATACACCATCTGGCTAACCGTGTTTTTTAACAGAATGACGAACTGATCAAAGGATTCAATTTGCCCTTGCAGCTTAATACCA
The sequence above is drawn from the Pantoea nemavictus genome and encodes:
- a CDS encoding DUF2065 domain-containing protein, producing the protein MNTTIWMALALVLVLEGLGPMFMPRAWRRMILAMTQLPDRLLHRFGGGLVVAGVVIYAMISMHTRS
- the hflC gene encoding protease modulator HflC codes for the protein MRKPIIAVIIVVLVVLYASLFVVQEGQRGIVLRFGKVLRDDENKPLVYAPGLHFKIPFIETMKSLDARIQTMDNQADRFVTKEKKDLIVDSYIKWRISDFSRYYLATGGGDVSQAEVLLKRKFSDRLRSEMGRLDVKDIVTDSRGRLTTDVRDALNTGSAGNDDDVQTPAADDAIANAAARVERETNSSEPAPNPNSMAALGIQVVDVRIKQINLPTEVSDAIYNRMRAEREAVARSQRSQGQEEAEKLRAQADYQVTRTLAEAQREALISRGEGDGEAAKLFADAFSKDPDFYAFIRSLRAYENSFSDNQDVLVLSPDSDFFRYMKAPSNATR
- the hflK gene encoding FtsH protease activity modulator HflK — translated: MAWNQPGNNGQDRDPWGSSNNQGGNSGGNKGGRDQGPPDLDDIFRKLSKKLGGLGGGKQNDNGQRSGGSGGKVVGIVAVAAVVIWAASGFYTIKEAERGVVTRFGKFSHLVEPGLNWKPTFIDQVRAVNVEAVRELAASGVMLTSDENVVRVEMNVQYRVTDPERYLYAVTSADDSLRQATDSALRGVIGRSTMDRILTEGRTVVRSETQRELDETIRPYNMGITLLDVNFQAARPPEEVKASFDDAIAARENREQYVREAEAYSNEVQPRANGQAQRILEEGRAYKERTVLEAQGEVARFARLLPEYKAAPEITKERLYIETMERVLSHTRKVLISDRGSNLTVLPLDQLMRGGQSGQGGQKMTNLMKSPSSSDSNASRSDTSSYSPDSIMDQRRANALRNDTQRQGRE
- the hflX gene encoding ribosome rescue GTPase HflX codes for the protein MFDRYDAGEQAVLVHIWFSQDKELEDLQEFETLVSSAGVEALQVITGSRKAPHPKYFVGEGKAVEIADAVKASGASVVLFDHALTPAQERNLERLCECRVIDRTGLILDIFAQRARTHEGKLQVELAQLRHLATRLVRGWTHLERQKGGIGLRGPGETQLETDRRLLRGRISQILSRLERVEKQRDQGRQARAKADVPTVSLVGYTNAGKSTLFNAITSADVYVADQLFATLDPTLRRLNVADVGEVVLADTVGFIRHLPHDLVAAFKATLQETRQATLLLHVIDAADLRVNDNIDAVNEVLEEIEADEIPALLIMNKIDMLEDFVPRIDRNEENQPIRVWLSAQSGVGLPLLWQALSERLAGEIAQYDLRLPPEAGRLRSRFYQLHAIEKEWNEDDGCVSLHVRMPIVDWRRLCKQEPSLASYIV
- the hfq gene encoding RNA chaperone Hfq, encoding MAKGQSLQDPFLNALRRERVPVSIYLVNGIKLQGQIESFDQFVILLKNTVSQMVYKHAISTVVPSRPVSHHSNNAGGSGGSSNYHHSGSSQGAQSQPQQDGDNAE